One window from the genome of Pseudobacteriovorax antillogorgiicola encodes:
- a CDS encoding DUF4360 domain-containing protein produces the protein MLNLKALAISASLGTVSLAGSASAFAPAGDVKVKSIQYNGSGCPLGTVSQNISSDKQAFTLTFAEYIAEAGPDFRLSDGRKNCQLTLTLQVPQGWQFSIGSFDYRGFLFADEGMMAEHNTSYYFQGSGFTGRFRERLNGPIYEDYHFRENVGIESLVWSPCGVERALNVNTAISVRNTNKYDFPYSEAVMGTDSIDGQIRQVWGISWRRCR, from the coding sequence ATGTTAAACTTGAAAGCCCTAGCAATCTCTGCAAGTCTCGGAACTGTTTCACTCGCTGGATCAGCATCGGCATTTGCCCCCGCCGGCGACGTCAAAGTAAAAAGCATTCAATACAACGGCAGCGGATGTCCTTTGGGAACTGTTTCTCAGAACATCTCAAGCGACAAGCAAGCCTTTACGCTAACGTTTGCTGAGTACATTGCTGAAGCTGGCCCAGACTTCCGCCTCAGCGATGGTCGTAAAAACTGCCAACTAACCCTTACCCTCCAAGTTCCCCAAGGATGGCAGTTCTCCATCGGTTCTTTCGACTACCGTGGATTCCTTTTCGCAGACGAAGGTATGATGGCTGAGCACAACACGTCTTACTACTTCCAGGGTAGTGGCTTCACTGGCCGATTCCGTGAAAGACTCAACGGTCCAATCTATGAGGACTACCACTTCCGCGAAAATGTTGGTATCGAGTCTTTGGTTTGGTCACCATGTGGTGTTGAGCGTGCTCTAAACGTTAACACTGCTATCAGCGTTCGAAACACTAACAAGTACGACTTCCCATACTCAGAAGCTGTTATGGGGACAGATTCAATCGACGGTCAGATTCGCCAGGTTTGGGGAATTTCCTGGAGACGCTGTCGCTAA
- a CDS encoding 7TM-DISM domain-containing protein, translating into MASCAFGQLACLLFSPLAETSSILQGCLSKTDKKRNHFIFPWTYVLKTAAFFILIIMAWSPTQGATKYSLANFEEGDYLQKYLEFYIEGDGEHRSLEELINDQGVAFETQGSDQPRFPFSEQVHWGRLKIVNPLLETRTLVFESQYPPTQNLDIFLIHDSNVTHIQVGHWREKPPDTLSFRLPALPLSFKPGETTLYVKIKTKTSVRFDFRFWSKDEFLRHSNESNSMLFIWYGILVGLFFFNLFLASLNLDKGFVLYTFNIFFYALAQSYIYGVAAYYLPMSSSPWFSKVFLACFPISLIWSISFSRWFLKIPEM; encoded by the coding sequence GTGGCTAGTTGCGCTTTTGGGCAACTAGCTTGCCTACTTTTTTCTCCCCTCGCAGAAACGTCCTCGATTCTTCAAGGCTGCCTCTCCAAAACCGATAAGAAGCGGAATCATTTTATTTTTCCGTGGACTTACGTTCTGAAAACAGCAGCATTCTTTATCCTTATTATTATGGCTTGGTCGCCGACTCAGGGGGCGACGAAATATTCTTTGGCAAATTTTGAAGAAGGTGATTATCTTCAGAAATATCTTGAATTTTATATCGAAGGAGATGGAGAACATCGAAGTCTTGAAGAACTGATTAATGACCAAGGCGTCGCATTCGAGACCCAGGGCAGCGATCAACCTCGATTCCCGTTTAGTGAGCAGGTGCACTGGGGGCGTTTGAAAATTGTAAACCCTCTGCTTGAAACAAGAACTCTCGTTTTCGAATCTCAGTATCCTCCAACCCAGAACTTGGATATTTTTCTAATTCATGATTCGAACGTGACCCATATTCAAGTGGGTCATTGGCGAGAAAAACCCCCCGACACACTATCATTTCGATTGCCTGCTTTACCCCTGAGCTTTAAACCGGGGGAAACGACTTTATATGTGAAAATCAAAACCAAAACCTCCGTGCGGTTTGATTTTCGGTTTTGGTCGAAGGATGAGTTCTTGCGGCATAGCAATGAATCAAATTCAATGCTGTTTATCTGGTATGGAATACTGGTTGGGCTTTTTTTCTTCAATCTATTTTTAGCAAGTCTAAACTTGGACAAGGGCTTTGTACTATATACTTTCAATATTTTCTTTTATGCTCTAGCCCAATCCTATATCTATGGGGTGGCAGCTTATTATTTACCTATGTCCAGTAGCCCATGGTTTTCAAAAGTCTTTCTTGCCTGTTTTCCGATCTCCTTAATTTGGTCGATATCCTTCTCTCGATGGTTTTTGAAGATCCCCGAAATGTAG
- a CDS encoding sensor histidine kinase codes for MQGNKKATDAVIQFKLRVTRFILFSAAIAAVLVAILRPPSQAIENQVIILGLAVVLSAVGFLIPRLIPWRVGAMFMTFVVTATLHGMILVTVYPPLVGNHNFIPIVIFTATNLVSFAWGAFITIWVVLFDLGLFLELWRPIPDYSYIDSAVCIDRMVAYCFAYAGAAFAAYAMKISYARIESQEKELRSKDKLAALGVFSGGIAHEINNPLAIVKGYLTQLKKKIQRQIPHEAGDFIPKIQRIESNLDRIGSITTSLLTMTRNNTENQFRAEIFDVGEIVGEVLELLGPKIQGHKVDVRCEIAQDIGSIRGFPQPLKISLRVIVDNAIDALVSSETIDPEVKLSVFEDQEQTVFEVRDNGPGIPAEIHDKIFDPFFTTKDVGLGSGIGLSLVASICDTVGWDLSFRSRKGKTVFRIKSPILAEERYRLGA; via the coding sequence GTGCAAGGGAATAAGAAGGCAACCGATGCCGTCATCCAATTCAAACTAAGGGTGACACGGTTTATCCTTTTCAGTGCTGCTATTGCTGCAGTGCTTGTGGCAATTTTACGCCCACCGAGCCAAGCTATAGAGAATCAAGTTATCATTCTAGGCCTGGCTGTTGTTCTATCAGCGGTGGGGTTTTTGATCCCCCGCTTAATACCCTGGCGTGTCGGAGCTATGTTCATGACCTTTGTCGTGACTGCGACTCTTCATGGAATGATTCTTGTGACTGTTTACCCACCGTTGGTAGGCAACCATAACTTTATTCCGATTGTAATCTTCACAGCGACAAATCTAGTGAGCTTTGCTTGGGGAGCCTTTATCACCATCTGGGTCGTCTTATTTGATCTAGGTTTGTTCTTAGAATTGTGGCGGCCAATTCCTGATTATTCGTATATTGACTCTGCTGTTTGTATCGATCGGATGGTTGCGTACTGTTTCGCCTACGCTGGGGCAGCATTTGCAGCCTATGCTATGAAGATTAGTTATGCTCGTATTGAATCACAGGAAAAGGAGCTGCGATCGAAAGACAAGCTTGCAGCCCTAGGAGTATTCTCTGGGGGGATTGCCCATGAAATTAATAACCCATTAGCTATTGTAAAGGGCTACCTTACGCAGCTAAAGAAAAAAATCCAGCGTCAAATACCCCATGAGGCTGGCGATTTTATTCCAAAGATTCAGAGAATTGAAAGCAATCTCGATCGCATTGGCTCGATTACTACCAGTCTCCTCACCATGACGCGAAATAATACAGAAAATCAGTTTCGAGCTGAGATATTTGATGTGGGAGAAATAGTCGGTGAGGTCCTAGAGTTGTTAGGGCCTAAGATTCAAGGCCATAAAGTGGATGTTCGATGTGAAATTGCTCAGGATATTGGCTCCATCCGAGGTTTCCCGCAGCCTCTTAAAATATCCCTTCGTGTGATAGTGGACAATGCTATCGATGCGTTGGTTTCATCTGAAACTATAGATCCTGAAGTAAAACTTTCTGTATTCGAGGATCAAGAACAAACGGTGTTTGAAGTGAGGGACAACGGCCCTGGGATTCCGGCAGAAATCCATGATAAGATATTTGATCCGTTTTTTACTACTAAAGATGTTGGTCTCGGCAGTGGAATTGGTCTATCACTCGTGGCGAGTATCTGCGATACGGTGGGCTGGGATCTAAGCTTCCGAAGCCGCAAGGGAAAGACAGTTTTTCGAATCAAGAGTCCGATTCTAGCAGAGGAGCGGTATCGACTGGGAGCCTGA
- a CDS encoding glycoside hydrolase family 6 protein has product MKKPLIALLLPLALAHCGRKDGSGVPASNLATISINQDKLTESMTLKLAVQSLESQSQQTFNLRKGQNLDDTFAPGPYRIELDLVENNVISYSSNLCSEKVQDQSELHTLRPGTNAISVKVCRADGSSIDVGEPDDASIDLDIEFDDEPKEKPDQEITSSFFVDPFSQALTAYESVKSSSDERKKEALKFIAEQGTFVWLSSNWIPGPKGIQDKVTEYRKLSQGKMLGFIIYDVPGRDCGQYSSGGVTGLDEYLGVIQQVIDGLAGSQAMLILEPDALALSAETRCKSGLENATAAIASAVALLKEHRNIKTYLDASHGNWLAVETVVPLLKKANIAEADGFALNISNYVSTEKNYTFGKAIAAQLDNKPFLIDTSRNGRGVYGDGSGESWCNPPERALGKSPRFDTGLDGVEAFIWGKKPGESDGTCRGGLKNGEFMIDTAVTQYFNAKDDGIL; this is encoded by the coding sequence ATGAAGAAACCATTGATTGCTTTACTATTGCCGCTGGCGCTGGCGCATTGTGGCCGCAAAGATGGTAGCGGTGTACCCGCCTCCAACCTAGCAACTATTTCCATCAATCAAGATAAGCTTACCGAATCGATGACACTAAAACTGGCTGTCCAGTCCCTGGAAAGCCAGAGTCAGCAAACGTTCAATCTTCGCAAGGGACAGAACCTCGATGATACGTTCGCACCAGGCCCTTATCGAATTGAACTAGACCTAGTTGAAAACAATGTCATTAGCTATAGCAGCAACTTGTGTAGCGAAAAAGTTCAAGATCAGAGCGAGCTTCATACCCTGCGCCCCGGAACCAATGCGATCTCCGTCAAAGTTTGTCGGGCCGATGGCAGCTCCATCGATGTTGGCGAGCCTGATGATGCATCTATCGACTTGGACATTGAGTTTGATGACGAGCCTAAGGAAAAACCGGATCAAGAAATCACATCTAGTTTCTTTGTTGATCCATTCTCACAGGCTTTAACTGCCTACGAATCTGTAAAAAGTAGTTCCGATGAGCGCAAGAAAGAAGCCCTTAAATTCATCGCGGAGCAAGGCACCTTCGTGTGGTTATCGAGCAACTGGATTCCCGGTCCCAAAGGGATTCAAGACAAAGTTACGGAATATCGCAAGCTGTCCCAAGGCAAGATGCTAGGTTTTATTATCTACGATGTTCCGGGGCGAGATTGTGGTCAGTACTCTAGCGGTGGGGTTACAGGGCTGGACGAATACCTCGGCGTAATTCAGCAGGTCATCGATGGTCTCGCTGGATCTCAAGCAATGCTCATATTGGAACCAGATGCCCTAGCTCTCTCAGCCGAAACCCGTTGCAAAAGCGGTCTTGAGAACGCAACGGCAGCCATCGCCAGTGCTGTTGCCCTCCTTAAGGAGCATCGTAACATCAAAACCTATCTCGATGCATCCCACGGCAACTGGCTGGCTGTAGAAACTGTTGTTCCCCTTCTCAAAAAAGCCAACATCGCCGAGGCTGATGGCTTTGCGCTAAATATATCAAACTACGTTTCGACTGAAAAAAACTACACGTTTGGGAAAGCCATCGCAGCGCAGTTGGATAACAAACCTTTTTTGATCGACACAAGCCGCAATGGGCGCGGTGTTTATGGGGATGGTTCGGGCGAAAGCTGGTGCAACCCTCCTGAGCGAGCCCTAGGTAAAAGCCCTCGCTTCGACACTGGTTTAGACGGTGTTGAAGCTTTCATATGGGGTAAAAAACCTGGTGAGTCTGATGGCACCTGTCGAGGAGGTCTCAAGAATGGCGAGTTTATGATCGATACAGCCGTGACTCAGTATTTCAATGCTAAGGATGATGGGATCCTATAG
- a CDS encoding pirin family protein yields MSNVELVIDPKAKDLGDNFQVRRALPSIKKRMIGPFIFWDHMGPVTLLNDKKMTVRAHPHIGLSTITYLFTGEIMHRDSLGNEQPIRPGEVNWMTAGKGIVHSERSEAPIKGEALELEGIQLWVALPKNSEDVEPSFVHFKEESLPHIEENGIQLRLIAGKGLGAESPVPVYSDLFYFNGRASKGKRFEMKLSSDQEGALYVVKGKIKVEGDIHTRFSLISFKKGTTVAFQADENSEFMLFGGSVFPEKRHIWWNFVSSSKDKIEQAKDDWKNDKFPKVINEDEVIPLPE; encoded by the coding sequence ATGAGCAATGTTGAATTAGTGATCGATCCAAAAGCGAAGGATCTAGGAGATAACTTTCAAGTGCGTCGAGCTTTACCGTCTATCAAGAAAAGAATGATTGGCCCCTTCATTTTTTGGGATCACATGGGTCCGGTGACACTGCTGAATGATAAGAAAATGACAGTGCGAGCCCACCCTCATATTGGGCTTTCCACCATCACTTATCTCTTCACTGGTGAAATTATGCATCGGGATAGTTTAGGTAACGAACAGCCCATCAGGCCGGGAGAAGTAAACTGGATGACAGCAGGTAAGGGAATCGTACACTCGGAGCGATCAGAGGCCCCGATCAAAGGTGAAGCTCTTGAGCTAGAAGGTATTCAGCTTTGGGTGGCTCTACCAAAAAATTCTGAAGATGTCGAGCCAAGCTTTGTTCACTTCAAAGAAGAGAGTTTACCTCATATAGAGGAAAATGGAATCCAGCTTCGCTTGATTGCGGGCAAGGGTTTGGGAGCTGAGTCTCCGGTGCCCGTTTATTCTGATCTGTTCTATTTCAATGGTCGGGCGTCTAAGGGTAAAAGATTTGAAATGAAACTCTCTTCAGACCAAGAGGGTGCACTTTATGTTGTTAAGGGTAAAATCAAGGTTGAAGGCGATATTCACACCCGTTTTAGCCTAATCAGCTTTAAAAAAGGAACAACCGTCGCATTCCAAGCAGATGAAAATAGCGAATTTATGCTTTTTGGTGGCTCGGTTTTCCCAGAAAAGCGTCACATCTGGTGGAATTTTGTTTCGAGTTCGAAAGACAAGATCGAACAAGCTAAAGATGATTGGAAGAATGATAAATTTCCCAAAGTTATCAATGAAGATGAAGTGATTCCACTTCCTGAATGA
- a CDS encoding STAS domain-containing protein, with product MIDVLTIQRLSELQTKHIVSIGDASDDVPLTSEEKALLDSAEGRVVLIYLSGPMMFGVSKAIAREQNAIQDQKAIVLDLHDVPLIDTTVSLAIENFIKDSVESERLVFVVKPQSQAKRSLERLGVFEIIPGTHMCENRRDALSKALMTIPSDD from the coding sequence ATGATTGACGTACTCACGATTCAAAGGCTTAGTGAACTTCAAACTAAGCATATAGTTTCTATCGGCGATGCGAGTGATGATGTGCCCCTGACTTCTGAAGAGAAGGCCCTTCTTGATTCTGCAGAGGGGCGGGTGGTGTTAATTTATCTTAGCGGACCCATGATGTTCGGTGTTTCCAAGGCGATAGCTCGGGAACAGAATGCGATTCAGGATCAAAAAGCTATAGTTCTGGATTTACACGATGTGCCGCTCATAGATACAACAGTCTCGTTGGCTATCGAAAATTTCATCAAGGATTCTGTCGAGTCGGAACGTCTTGTGTTTGTCGTGAAGCCTCAGTCTCAGGCTAAGCGAAGCTTAGAACGGCTAGGTGTATTCGAAATCATCCCCGGTACGCACATGTGTGAAAACCGCAGAGATGCACTGAGCAAGGCGCTCATGACAATTCCAAGCGATGACTAA
- a CDS encoding NUDIX hydrolase, translating into MIDLNIETGNHRLNIRSAAIVTVGNQLLLNKQKAENHWYLPGGRVKAGESSKDALSRELFEELGLRLEIGDFLFVCENFFSIGSQPVHEIGFYFKVDLQEDIAEKALSFSDDKTIFQWHEISRLSNIAVKPEFLKSILSNSNQNLKSYYCVL; encoded by the coding sequence ATGATTGACTTAAATATTGAAACAGGCAATCACAGGCTGAATATTCGGTCTGCTGCTATAGTAACAGTTGGTAATCAGTTGCTTTTAAACAAGCAGAAGGCTGAAAATCACTGGTATCTTCCTGGTGGGAGAGTAAAAGCAGGTGAAAGCTCGAAAGACGCGCTTTCGCGAGAGCTATTTGAAGAACTAGGTCTTCGCCTTGAAATTGGTGATTTTCTTTTTGTGTGCGAAAATTTCTTTTCAATTGGTAGCCAGCCAGTTCACGAGATTGGCTTTTATTTCAAAGTTGATTTACAAGAGGACATTGCCGAGAAAGCGCTGAGCTTTTCAGACGACAAAACAATCTTTCAATGGCATGAGATTTCTAGACTTTCAAATATTGCAGTTAAGCCGGAGTTTCTAAAATCAATTCTATCGAACAGTAATCAGAACCTAAAAAGCTATTATTGCGTGCTCTAG
- a CDS encoding PP2C family protein-serine/threonine phosphatase encodes MIISAGSLIFVVIAIFYDYGIGVRLVTHTSGAFSFLTLICSVVSCSKRYVPAYFFFVAWLVFIVGSLLQIFVSGGIIAPTFYAKYGNLIGSGVQIIILSLALGYKLKIIEVKRRQAEFNSHLIRKDLDAAKVVQDSFLIPELPEIEGYRVKAYYHPSLAVGGDWYSIYDDHENSRLYVMIGDVTGHGIASALVTGSTAGSIMTVFKIFPGDSSPEDMLRHLADTANLNVLDIGRKSERWMTMTFICIDYCFHKAYYLNAGHNASYFKLEDRVKTVIQGSRPLGLSSEPYTKVQQIDMASGSSFFLYTDGLLENSSVEGVHLDDKKLIEQIKSNSMPELFDELVRTAQNFESSYQTDDTAFILIERKASKAKLKAV; translated from the coding sequence ATGATAATCAGTGCTGGAAGCCTTATCTTTGTTGTTATAGCGATCTTCTATGACTATGGTATCGGTGTTCGCTTGGTTACCCATACATCGGGAGCATTTTCATTTCTGACCCTGATTTGCAGTGTAGTATCGTGTAGCAAACGCTATGTCCCGGCATACTTTTTCTTTGTGGCTTGGTTGGTTTTCATCGTTGGCAGTTTGCTTCAAATCTTCGTATCTGGAGGGATCATTGCCCCCACGTTCTATGCGAAATACGGTAACCTCATCGGCTCCGGGGTGCAGATCATCATTCTGTCTTTAGCTTTAGGTTACAAACTTAAGATTATTGAGGTGAAAAGACGCCAAGCGGAGTTTAATAGCCATCTTATTCGCAAGGATTTGGACGCAGCGAAAGTGGTTCAGGATTCATTCTTGATACCCGAACTCCCAGAGATCGAGGGCTACCGGGTGAAGGCTTACTACCATCCTTCACTAGCGGTAGGAGGAGATTGGTACTCGATTTACGACGATCATGAGAATTCACGCCTATATGTGATGATCGGTGATGTCACCGGGCACGGGATCGCTTCTGCACTTGTGACTGGATCAACTGCGGGTAGTATTATGACCGTTTTTAAAATTTTTCCAGGCGATTCGTCGCCGGAAGACATGCTTCGGCATTTAGCGGATACGGCCAACCTTAATGTCTTGGACATCGGTCGGAAAAGTGAGCGTTGGATGACGATGACGTTTATATGTATCGACTATTGCTTCCATAAAGCCTACTATTTGAATGCTGGACATAATGCCTCGTACTTTAAGTTAGAAGATCGAGTGAAGACAGTAATCCAAGGTAGTCGACCCCTTGGTCTTTCATCTGAACCATATACAAAAGTGCAACAAATAGACATGGCTTCAGGCAGTAGTTTCTTTCTTTACACCGATGGCTTGCTTGAAAACAGCTCTGTGGAAGGAGTCCATCTCGATGATAAAAAACTCATTGAACAAATAAAGTCCAATTCAATGCCTGAACTGTTTGATGAACTGGTAAGAACTGCGCAAAATTTTGAGAGTAGCTATCAAACAGATGACACAGCCTTTATCTTGATTGAGCGCAAGGCTAGCAAGGCAAAACTAAAGGCTGTTTGA
- a CDS encoding c-type cytochrome, giving the protein MIRLKWITGSMLLALWAHDFQAARAADTNSHDEQFTLMDGELLYQRHCALCHGSFTATLKKDRSPEQIQWAIANIPVMALRDDLSQLSDEKISAIAMALSTKADPLKSKNIRLANRFIFASQLKTWFQPDLPKGSPVKAVIRRNISHQGAQLGGSCLPRELENCGVPVIEATMSAQSQVVRQGLIFKACEEVLDRDEAVTYFLGLAGINPSATVTQTSMTKASLLLNKDRPLPQGSVEALISLSNAAYRRSAIALDRWRFPLLIICQSPYFEIL; this is encoded by the coding sequence ATGATTCGATTGAAGTGGATTACGGGGTCAATGCTTTTGGCTCTGTGGGCCCATGATTTTCAAGCTGCGCGGGCGGCTGATACGAACTCTCATGATGAACAATTTACGTTGATGGATGGAGAGCTACTATATCAGAGACACTGCGCTTTATGCCATGGAAGCTTTACAGCAACGCTCAAAAAGGATCGAAGCCCAGAGCAGATTCAATGGGCTATCGCTAATATCCCTGTAATGGCTCTGAGAGACGACCTTTCCCAGCTAAGCGATGAAAAAATATCGGCCATAGCCATGGCTCTATCAACAAAGGCAGATCCTCTAAAATCTAAAAATATCCGTCTCGCCAATCGATTTATCTTCGCATCCCAGCTTAAAACCTGGTTTCAACCAGATTTGCCAAAAGGATCACCGGTTAAGGCTGTTATTCGTCGAAATATTAGCCACCAAGGAGCCCAGCTTGGCGGTTCTTGCTTGCCTCGGGAGCTGGAAAACTGTGGTGTACCTGTAATTGAGGCAACCATGAGCGCGCAATCCCAAGTGGTTCGTCAGGGTTTAATATTTAAAGCCTGCGAAGAGGTGTTAGACCGAGATGAAGCCGTGACATACTTTTTAGGCCTTGCCGGCATCAACCCTAGTGCTACCGTCACTCAAACGTCAATGACCAAAGCGTCTCTGCTTCTCAATAAAGACCGCCCTCTCCCTCAAGGCTCTGTTGAAGCACTCATAAGCCTTTCAAACGCCGCCTATCGACGGAGTGCTATCGCTCTTGATCGCTGGCGCTTTCCGCTGCTGATTATCTGTCAATCACCTTATTTTGAAATACTATGA
- a CDS encoding ABC transporter substrate-binding protein encodes MKRLVFCLAFAVFISGSAHSSGVTDTKIVLGTVNATSGLAKALGTGMNQGLSAYFDKVNKEGGIHGRTIEVIFKDDGYEPRYTLSNLKEIESKVLAYIGFVGTPTSRTAIKYSERSEMVYFGAFTGANLLRTAETPHVYNVRASYDQETKALVDHFVSTGKKRFGVFFQKDAYGKAGLSGVKKALGSHKLEVLAKGNYRRNSLRVEKAIEKLKQEKLDAIIMIGAYQPCAEAIKKMKSMAEFKGTQFANISFVGTSELINELGDQGNGVIISQVMPSPWTSKLPIVKEYREHIKDYSYVSLEGFVVAKVFAEALRKIGKNIDKQALHQGLSKFKKDIGGLTFDFDNPARQALQKIYLTRIQKGKPVAL; translated from the coding sequence ATGAAACGCTTAGTTTTTTGTCTAGCCTTTGCTGTGTTCATATCAGGCAGCGCCCACTCCTCAGGTGTAACCGATACTAAGATAGTTTTAGGCACAGTGAATGCAACCAGTGGCCTAGCTAAGGCTTTGGGTACAGGAATGAACCAGGGGCTTTCAGCCTACTTTGATAAAGTCAACAAAGAGGGGGGAATCCATGGAAGAACCATTGAAGTCATATTCAAGGATGATGGCTACGAGCCGCGTTACACCTTAAGCAATCTCAAGGAAATAGAAAGCAAAGTACTAGCCTACATCGGCTTTGTAGGAACACCTACAAGCCGCACTGCAATCAAGTATAGTGAACGTTCTGAAATGGTCTACTTCGGAGCATTTACCGGGGCAAACTTACTAAGGACAGCAGAAACTCCTCATGTCTATAATGTTCGCGCGAGCTATGACCAAGAGACCAAAGCTTTGGTCGATCACTTCGTTTCAACGGGCAAGAAACGCTTCGGTGTCTTTTTCCAAAAAGATGCTTATGGCAAAGCGGGACTTAGCGGAGTCAAGAAAGCACTTGGCTCCCACAAGCTGGAAGTACTAGCTAAAGGCAATTATCGCAGAAACTCTCTGAGGGTTGAGAAGGCTATTGAGAAACTAAAACAAGAAAAGCTGGATGCGATTATCATGATTGGCGCCTACCAACCTTGTGCAGAAGCCATCAAGAAAATGAAAAGTATGGCTGAATTCAAAGGAACTCAATTCGCAAACATTAGCTTTGTTGGGACTTCCGAACTCATCAACGAACTTGGTGATCAGGGAAACGGCGTAATCATCAGCCAAGTCATGCCCTCCCCTTGGACATCAAAACTGCCTATTGTAAAGGAGTATCGCGAGCATATTAAAGACTATAGTTATGTCTCCCTTGAAGGGTTCGTCGTCGCCAAGGTCTTTGCGGAAGCTCTTCGAAAGATTGGCAAAAATATAGATAAACAAGCGCTACATCAAGGCCTTAGTAAGTTTAAGAAGGACATTGGTGGTCTAACGTTCGACTTTGATAATCCCGCTCGACAGGCTCTACAGAAAATTTATCTTACTAGAATCCAGAAGGGTAAACCTGTAGCTTTGTGA
- a CDS encoding DUF1501 domain-containing protein, producing the protein MTINRRKFLRQAAALGPMSLPLSQVFSSILLGQSNQQQARRYVGFHQAGAPSRWTFDLFITPYDRGNLIANSMVATRFVSDGQRYVDTEYHTFVHQGINFPHLWSLPLPHTSGGYRPMTDLAASMMVIQGISTGNPGHGASQKLHFQANGAPSSIPAMAADGQETALNALHYNVQNYQFRSLRGKSSLKLTGSGNLLSKILNPFNSHVKGSLLNYRQELGVALKAARESMNNLQQVDNPSIQALIADKAKAHELMERGFSDLDQAWQGLVQKYNNLVWRAIDPSHELPGLSDAPIGVPIAQRDKRYQKGSSIVQNSDLRTLFDSSVTAPSLVHSFALAEYLLTRGLCYTINLGLERFSGKASMGFDEHNSGQMPVLLINSFYNRAFASCLLEFTDRLKEEGLFRGTIIEMGGEFNRSPKADGSGSDHGWQGKSVAIFSGDIQGPYIVGNLRHDSRQTYKGSWGHGASIPDLGEQLNIGHWSVSCSRLLGVPAGINSASSIIEEKDTYLKPLIPNTRYES; encoded by the coding sequence ATGACTATCAATCGCCGAAAATTCTTACGGCAGGCAGCTGCCCTTGGTCCTATGAGTCTGCCTCTATCCCAGGTTTTTTCAAGTATCCTACTTGGTCAGAGCAACCAACAACAAGCACGTCGCTATGTTGGATTTCACCAGGCTGGTGCTCCATCACGCTGGACATTTGACCTTTTCATCACACCTTATGATCGTGGAAATTTAATTGCCAATTCTATGGTTGCCACTCGCTTTGTATCCGATGGCCAAAGATATGTTGACACTGAGTACCACACCTTTGTCCATCAAGGTATAAACTTCCCACATCTATGGAGCCTGCCATTGCCTCATACCAGTGGGGGCTACCGGCCAATGACTGATTTAGCAGCATCAATGATGGTAATCCAAGGTATAAGCACCGGAAATCCTGGTCACGGAGCAAGTCAAAAACTGCACTTCCAGGCTAATGGCGCTCCAAGCTCTATCCCAGCCATGGCAGCAGACGGCCAAGAAACAGCGCTAAACGCTTTGCACTATAACGTCCAAAACTATCAATTTCGCTCCCTTCGAGGTAAATCAAGCCTTAAACTGACTGGCAGCGGAAATCTGCTTAGCAAAATACTCAATCCATTCAATAGCCATGTAAAAGGAAGTTTGCTGAATTACCGCCAAGAGCTGGGTGTAGCCCTCAAAGCGGCACGGGAAAGCATGAACAACCTACAACAAGTAGACAACCCATCGATTCAAGCATTGATCGCGGATAAAGCTAAGGCTCATGAACTGATGGAACGTGGATTTAGCGATCTTGATCAGGCGTGGCAAGGCCTCGTGCAAAAATACAACAATTTAGTTTGGCGAGCCATTGATCCTAGTCACGAGCTACCGGGCTTGAGCGATGCGCCTATTGGTGTTCCAATCGCTCAGAGAGACAAACGTTACCAGAAAGGATCGAGTATTGTGCAAAATTCAGACCTAAGGACTTTGTTTGATTCCTCAGTGACAGCACCATCATTGGTACATTCTTTTGCTCTCGCCGAATACCTTTTGACCCGAGGCCTTTGCTATACGATCAATCTCGGGCTGGAACGCTTTAGCGGCAAAGCATCCATGGGTTTTGATGAGCACAACTCGGGCCAAATGCCTGTGCTGCTGATCAACTCCTTCTACAATCGAGCCTTCGCAAGCTGCCTTTTAGAATTCACAGACAGACTCAAGGAAGAAGGACTTTTCCGCGGAACAATCATTGAAATGGGAGGTGAGTTTAATCGAAGTCCTAAGGCAGATGGCTCAGGTTCTGACCATGGCTGGCAAGGAAAATCTGTAGCGATCTTCAGCGGCGATATTCAAGGGCCATATATCGTTGGCAACTTGAGACACGACTCTCGCCAAACATACAAAGGTTCTTGGGGTCATGGAGCTTCGATCCCTGATCTCGGAGAGCAGCTCAATATTGGTCATTGGTCTGTCAGCTGCAGCCGCTTACTGGGTGTGCCTGCTGGTATCAACTCGGCCTCCAGTATCATCGAAGAAAAAGACACGTATCTCAAACCACTGATACCAAACACTCGATATGAGAGCTAA